A genomic segment from Polyangium mundeleinium encodes:
- a CDS encoding S9 family peptidase has translation MSATKTDAPKAIEAAEGTLAVEEVARHPLPGMAIPDQVAFSPDDRLITYLKSPERSLVRQLFVFDPATGSESLFVSPPDGGTTEENVSLAEALRRERQRQREIGVTTYAWATRAIRVLVPIKGDLYVQDGPSAPLRKLVASGGAPILDPKLSPDGAAVAFVQEAELYVVDATGGAPRQLTSGARGTGKTHGLAEYVAQEEMSRHHGYWWSLDGKWLAFTEVDETHIPIYRIVHQGKAQVGTEAEEDHHYPFAGKENARVRLGVVSASGGEPVWMDTSYGEEVYLARVHWLTGGRLVAEIQNRAQTWLELVVFELTTGARTRLLREETNVWINLHDLLRPLADGGFLWASERTGYRHLYRYDREGTLVAELTRGAWMVDDVRGVDEKGRFVYFTATAASPLEGHLYAVSFDGGEMRRITPEPGVHVVTCDRACRRFVDVHHAKDRPPTVKLRSLEDGAVLATIHDEQDPRISALGLTPPELVSFSSRDGETLHGALYRPPAHFGSGPFPTIVYVYGGPHVQLVSNGWNLTVSMRPQWLRSLGYLVFMVDNRGSARRGLAFEGALKNRMGSIEVDDQVDGVRWLVAQGLADPARVGVYGWSYGGYMAAMCLARAPETFKVAVAGAPVTHWDGYDTHYTERYMGMPSENARGYEESSVMRHVEGIRGKLMLVHGLIDENVHFRHTARLVNAMIGARKPYDLLLFPDERHMPRRPPDRIYMEELIRDYFVRNL, from the coding sequence ATGTCCGCAACCAAAACCGACGCCCCGAAGGCTATCGAAGCTGCCGAGGGCACCCTCGCCGTGGAGGAGGTCGCCCGCCACCCGCTGCCGGGCATGGCGATCCCCGATCAGGTCGCTTTCAGCCCCGACGATCGCCTGATCACCTATCTGAAGAGCCCCGAGCGCAGCCTCGTGCGGCAGCTCTTCGTCTTCGATCCGGCGACGGGGTCGGAGAGCCTCTTCGTCTCGCCGCCCGACGGCGGCACGACGGAGGAAAACGTCTCGCTCGCGGAGGCGCTGCGCCGCGAACGGCAGCGCCAGCGTGAGATCGGCGTCACCACGTACGCGTGGGCGACCCGCGCGATCCGCGTGCTCGTGCCCATCAAGGGCGACCTGTATGTGCAAGACGGGCCTTCCGCCCCGCTGCGCAAGCTCGTCGCGTCCGGCGGCGCTCCAATCCTCGACCCGAAGCTCTCGCCCGACGGCGCCGCGGTCGCGTTCGTCCAGGAGGCCGAGCTGTACGTCGTCGATGCGACCGGCGGCGCGCCGCGGCAGCTCACCTCGGGCGCGCGGGGCACGGGCAAGACGCACGGCCTCGCCGAATACGTGGCGCAGGAGGAAATGTCGCGGCACCACGGGTATTGGTGGTCGCTGGACGGGAAGTGGCTCGCGTTCACCGAGGTCGACGAGACGCATATTCCTATCTATCGGATCGTCCACCAGGGCAAAGCCCAGGTAGGCACCGAGGCAGAGGAGGACCATCATTACCCGTTTGCGGGCAAGGAAAACGCCCGCGTGCGCCTCGGCGTCGTCTCCGCGTCGGGAGGTGAGCCCGTCTGGATGGATACGAGCTACGGCGAGGAGGTGTATCTCGCCCGCGTCCATTGGCTCACGGGCGGCAGGCTCGTGGCGGAAATCCAGAATCGGGCGCAGACCTGGCTCGAGCTCGTGGTCTTCGAGCTCACGACCGGCGCGCGGACGCGGCTTTTGCGCGAAGAAACGAACGTCTGGATCAACCTGCACGACCTCCTCCGCCCGCTCGCGGACGGCGGCTTTTTGTGGGCCTCCGAGCGGACGGGATATCGGCATCTTTATCGTTACGACCGCGAAGGAACCCTCGTCGCCGAGCTGACGCGCGGGGCGTGGATGGTCGACGACGTCCGCGGCGTCGATGAGAAGGGCCGCTTCGTCTATTTCACGGCCACGGCCGCGAGCCCGCTCGAAGGCCACCTCTATGCCGTCTCCTTCGACGGCGGCGAGATGCGGCGCATCACCCCCGAGCCCGGGGTGCACGTCGTCACCTGCGACCGCGCCTGCCGCCGCTTCGTCGACGTGCACCACGCCAAGGATCGCCCGCCCACCGTCAAACTCCGCTCGCTCGAAGACGGCGCCGTGCTCGCGACGATCCACGACGAGCAGGATCCTCGCATCAGCGCGCTCGGCCTCACACCGCCCGAGCTCGTCTCGTTCTCCTCGCGGGACGGCGAAACCCTGCACGGCGCGCTGTATCGCCCGCCGGCGCATTTCGGCAGCGGCCCCTTTCCGACGATCGTCTACGTGTATGGCGGCCCGCACGTGCAGCTCGTGTCGAACGGCTGGAATCTGACGGTCTCGATGCGCCCGCAATGGCTGCGCAGCCTCGGCTACCTCGTGTTCATGGTGGACAACCGCGGCAGCGCGCGGCGTGGGCTCGCGTTCGAGGGCGCGCTCAAGAACCGCATGGGCTCGATCGAGGTCGACGATCAAGTCGATGGCGTCCGCTGGCTCGTCGCGCAGGGCCTCGCGGATCCTGCGCGCGTTGGCGTCTATGGCTGGAGTTATGGCGGGTACATGGCCGCGATGTGCCTCGCGCGCGCGCCCGAGACGTTCAAGGTCGCGGTCGCCGGCGCTCCCGTCACCCACTGGGACGGCTACGACACCCATTACACCGAGCGGTACATGGGCATGCCGTCGGAGAACGCGCGTGGCTACGAGGAGAGCAGCGTGATGCGCCACGTCGAGGGCATCCGCGGCAAGCTCATGCTCGTGCACGGGCTCATCGACGAGAATGTTCATTTCCGACACACCGCGCGCCTCGTCAACGCCATGATCGGCGCCCGCAAGCCGTACGACCTCCTCCTCTTCCCGGACGAGCGCCACATGCCCCGCCGGCCGCCGGACCGCATCTACATGGAGGAGCTCATCCGCGACTATTTTGTGCGAAATCTCTGA
- a CDS encoding TonB-dependent receptor plug domain-containing protein produces MRLSTSAVLLLGASLLPAATARAEEPAPSGKDKDKGAEVVVTGTRTPEQSQRATVRVDVVTRDEAERRGATNVAEAIAGQPGVQINPSAYGDIGNPSAIQIQGLDRQRVLVLEDGERVIGDVGGAIDLSRMPLSDVARVEVVAGPMSSLYGTSAIGGVVNVVTGQPLHPGFSGRVRLEGRNRRGVIAQGNAAWRGERAWATLDGNFFRTDGVSLLEDAVDLAMPSRLQGMLGMRLGGQLNARTRVQGRVRWIHDASEGRQSQVVPGLGTYRIDLPQRTNRFTVHLVELVDLGKGSTLRLALGQQWAFDTTQKDRYESPIDETRDRSASLSSLEATGTFADGRRTWVVGMRTEVEKLSQSLTRAELISGSVQTSTIEELVPVTLGSVAGYAQLGWKLFDSLTLLAGGRAEMHLRYGGVAVPRLALSYQPWPSVTVRASVGRGFRAPAAKEIGFAFDHGALGYRVLGNPNLAPETSWGTSGDVSYRSKNGFLVRGSVFANWIDGLIDIDIRPAASQGGIDDYTYRNIGRARTFGAQIDGACTITGVLRAEAGYSYLWTRDDENQRPLEGRPPHTVVTALRADLPARLELVLRYRMVTDAFLDEGLRTPGFQTIDARIARPIFRGARAYAGVLNALGVQKDPTRLGDQRPVQGRTLYVGLTADFPAEEP; encoded by the coding sequence ATGAGACTTTCGACCTCGGCCGTCCTTCTCCTTGGGGCTTCGCTGCTGCCCGCGGCGACGGCGCGCGCCGAGGAGCCTGCGCCGAGCGGCAAGGACAAGGACAAGGGCGCCGAGGTCGTTGTCACCGGGACGCGCACGCCGGAGCAGAGCCAGCGCGCCACGGTGCGCGTCGACGTCGTCACCCGCGACGAAGCCGAGCGGCGCGGCGCGACGAACGTGGCCGAGGCCATCGCGGGGCAACCCGGCGTCCAGATCAACCCCTCGGCCTACGGCGACATCGGCAATCCGAGCGCCATCCAGATCCAGGGCCTCGACCGGCAACGCGTGCTCGTCCTCGAAGACGGCGAACGCGTCATCGGCGATGTGGGCGGGGCGATCGATCTCTCACGAATGCCGCTCTCGGACGTCGCCCGCGTCGAGGTCGTCGCCGGGCCGATGAGCTCGCTGTATGGCACGAGCGCGATCGGCGGGGTCGTCAATGTCGTCACGGGACAACCCCTGCACCCGGGCTTCAGCGGGCGCGTACGTCTCGAAGGCCGCAATCGCCGCGGGGTCATCGCGCAAGGCAATGCGGCGTGGCGCGGGGAGCGGGCCTGGGCCACGCTCGACGGCAATTTCTTCCGCACGGACGGGGTTTCGCTCCTCGAAGACGCGGTCGACCTCGCGATGCCCTCGCGCCTGCAGGGAATGCTCGGGATGCGGCTCGGCGGCCAGCTCAATGCGCGCACGCGCGTGCAAGGCCGCGTGCGCTGGATCCACGACGCATCCGAAGGGCGGCAAAGCCAGGTCGTCCCGGGCCTCGGGACGTACCGGATCGACCTGCCGCAGCGCACCAATCGATTCACCGTCCACCTCGTCGAGCTCGTCGACCTCGGCAAAGGCTCGACCCTGCGCCTCGCGCTCGGGCAACAATGGGCGTTCGATACGACCCAGAAAGACCGCTACGAATCGCCGATCGACGAGACCCGCGATCGCTCGGCCTCCCTCTCCAGCCTGGAGGCGACGGGCACCTTCGCGGACGGACGGCGCACGTGGGTCGTGGGCATGCGCACCGAGGTGGAAAAACTCTCGCAATCGCTGACGCGCGCCGAGCTCATCAGCGGCAGCGTGCAGACGAGCACGATCGAGGAGCTCGTCCCCGTCACGCTGGGCAGCGTCGCGGGGTATGCGCAGCTCGGGTGGAAGCTCTTCGATTCGCTCACCCTGCTCGCGGGCGGCCGCGCGGAGATGCACCTGCGTTATGGCGGCGTCGCCGTGCCGCGGCTCGCGCTCTCGTACCAGCCCTGGCCCAGCGTGACCGTGCGGGCCTCCGTCGGGCGCGGGTTTCGCGCGCCGGCGGCGAAGGAGATCGGGTTCGCGTTTGATCACGGCGCCCTCGGGTATCGCGTGCTCGGCAATCCGAACCTCGCCCCCGAGACCTCGTGGGGCACGAGCGGCGACGTGAGTTATCGTTCGAAAAACGGCTTTCTCGTCCGCGGCAGCGTCTTCGCGAACTGGATCGACGGCCTCATCGACATCGACATCCGGCCGGCCGCGAGCCAGGGCGGCATCGACGATTACACGTACCGCAACATCGGCCGGGCGCGCACGTTCGGCGCGCAGATCGACGGCGCCTGCACCATCACGGGCGTGCTGCGCGCGGAGGCCGGGTATTCCTATTTGTGGACGCGGGACGACGAGAACCAGCGTCCGCTCGAAGGGCGCCCGCCGCACACGGTGGTCACCGCGCTCCGGGCCGATCTGCCGGCCCGACTCGAGCTCGTGCTCCGGTATCGAATGGTCACCGACGCCTTCCTCGACGAGGGCTTGCGCACGCCCGGCTTCCAGACGATCGACGCGCGGATTGCGCGTCCGATTTTTCGTGGGGCCCGCGCCTATGCCGGGGTGCTCAATGCGCTCGGCGTACAGAAAGACCCGACCCGCTTGGGCGACCAGCGGCCGGTCCAGGGGCGGACCCTTTACGTTGGCCTCACGGCCGACTTTCCCGCGGAGGAACCATGA
- a CDS encoding HmuY family protein has protein sequence MKRSILAAAFPLLLCACSEEVGKPSTTGEPPPNEDTGATLEVPVPAQGRVYVALEKPEIVVPEGDASASTAWDLAFEKYNVFTNSGASGSGEGGAFGPLDAVTYDEGIAPAIPFLTKDEAGGAFRDFWAYDPSVHVLWVRYHVFGVRDADKQWKVQVLGYYAEQQGAPVAAIYRIRWAEVTSAGVGATQTLADLDGTAGGSQAPADVPSECLDLGTGARTKHTPAEALTTKDWHLCFRRASISVNGDLGGPRGVTAVDLHASETKDETLDIVKTRTDDSELARFDAVGHAELSDPKLIWRGDGIFSAFSDYWIDRAAATPAPADASWLVQSASDGVSRYLLVFDRFEGATADGPGKVVLRVKPEGVSTQ, from the coding sequence ATGAAACGATCCATTTTGGCCGCAGCTTTTCCGCTCCTGCTTTGCGCCTGCAGCGAGGAGGTGGGCAAACCCTCCACGACGGGAGAACCCCCCCCGAACGAGGACACGGGCGCGACGCTGGAGGTGCCCGTCCCCGCGCAGGGACGTGTCTACGTCGCGCTCGAAAAACCCGAGATCGTCGTACCCGAGGGCGACGCTTCGGCCTCGACGGCCTGGGATCTCGCATTCGAGAAGTACAATGTCTTCACGAACAGCGGCGCGTCCGGGTCCGGCGAGGGCGGGGCGTTCGGGCCGCTCGACGCGGTGACGTACGACGAAGGGATCGCGCCGGCGATCCCGTTCCTGACGAAGGACGAAGCGGGCGGCGCGTTCCGCGATTTCTGGGCGTACGACCCGAGCGTCCACGTGCTCTGGGTGCGTTACCACGTCTTCGGCGTGCGTGACGCAGACAAGCAATGGAAGGTGCAGGTCCTCGGGTATTACGCCGAGCAACAAGGCGCGCCTGTGGCGGCCATTTATCGGATCCGCTGGGCCGAGGTGACGTCCGCCGGCGTGGGCGCCACGCAGACGCTCGCCGATCTCGACGGCACCGCGGGCGGCTCGCAGGCGCCCGCGGATGTACCGAGCGAATGCCTCGATCTCGGCACGGGCGCGCGGACGAAACACACGCCGGCCGAGGCGCTCACCACGAAGGACTGGCACCTCTGCTTCCGCCGCGCCTCGATCAGCGTCAACGGCGACCTCGGCGGGCCGCGCGGCGTGACCGCCGTCGATCTGCACGCGAGCGAGACGAAAGACGAGACGCTCGATATCGTGAAGACGCGCACGGACGACTCCGAGCTCGCGCGGTTCGACGCGGTCGGGCATGCGGAATTGTCCGATCCGAAGCTCATCTGGCGGGGCGACGGCATCTTCAGCGCGTTCTCGGACTACTGGATCGATCGGGCGGCGGCCACGCCCGCGCCGGCGGACGCCTCGTGGCTCGTGCAATCGGCCTCGGACGGTGTTTCGCGGTATCTCCTCGTCTTCGACCGCTTCGAGGGCGCGACGGCCGACGGGCCGGGCAAGGTGGTCCTGCGCGTCAAGCCGGAGGGCGTCTCGACGCAATGA
- a CDS encoding serine hydrolase domain-containing protein, which produces MVLVRRSLPLVALLASACGSPKPPEVVKAEGPDMQFVRPTMQPPVFLDPQRKEKLKEAFPAIERYVADEVARRGFPGVAVGIVIDGELVYAKGFGVADVEAKVPVDEGSVFRIASLTKSFTAMAVLQLRDEGKLPLDDPAAKFVPELAGLRYPTRDAAPITLRHLLGHGAGFPEDNPWGDRQLGLSDSDFSKMMRDGFPFSTSPGSAFEYSNTGFAILGRVITNVSGMDYADYLQTRVLSPLGMNRTVLDERMVEKGHLARGYRKEGDRLVPEVNLPHGAFGAMGGLYSSLADMARYVAYHLSAWPPRDEREAGPVRRSTLREMHVMGRATGLFSSPGLGEEPPSARASGYSFGLGTFETCEFTRGVSHTGGLPGYGSVIQFLPDHGVGVIAMSNLTYAPMWRVAREALRRLHETGALVPRVFVPSEALVRAKGATSRLVAKWSDVEADAIFADSIFLDKPRERWMRDLDALRAAHGACREEGTIEAENALRGTFRLGCEKGWIGVSLTLAPTSPSRIQYLDFHSVLPPPSALASGGDKLVRLVNRWDDAAAAELFDTSMDVGRMKASLASLKEIRGACRIGDVIGGDGATRASFRLTCERYPVAVEIARKAGAEKLDGVRFFPVPGEAARCAQ; this is translated from the coding sequence ATGGTGCTCGTCCGCCGTAGTCTGCCCCTCGTCGCGTTGCTCGCCTCGGCTTGTGGATCCCCAAAGCCGCCCGAGGTCGTGAAGGCCGAGGGGCCCGACATGCAGTTCGTCCGCCCCACGATGCAGCCGCCCGTGTTCCTCGATCCGCAGCGAAAGGAGAAGCTCAAAGAGGCCTTCCCTGCGATCGAGCGATATGTCGCGGACGAGGTGGCGCGGCGGGGGTTTCCCGGGGTCGCCGTGGGGATCGTGATCGATGGGGAGCTCGTGTATGCCAAGGGGTTCGGCGTGGCCGATGTCGAGGCGAAAGTGCCCGTCGATGAAGGCTCGGTTTTTCGCATCGCCTCGCTGACGAAGAGCTTCACGGCGATGGCCGTTTTGCAGCTCCGGGACGAAGGAAAACTCCCGCTCGACGATCCGGCCGCGAAATTCGTCCCCGAGCTCGCCGGCCTTCGTTATCCCACGCGCGACGCGGCGCCGATCACGCTTCGGCACCTCCTCGGCCACGGCGCCGGGTTCCCCGAGGACAACCCCTGGGGTGATCGGCAGCTCGGCCTCTCCGATTCAGATTTCTCGAAGATGATGCGCGATGGGTTTCCCTTCTCGACGTCGCCCGGCTCGGCATTCGAGTATTCGAACACCGGATTCGCAATTCTCGGGCGCGTGATTACGAACGTGTCTGGAATGGATTACGCGGATTATCTGCAAACGCGGGTCCTCTCTCCGCTCGGCATGAACCGGACGGTCCTCGACGAACGGATGGTTGAGAAGGGGCACCTCGCGCGGGGGTATCGAAAGGAGGGCGATCGGCTCGTGCCCGAGGTGAACCTGCCGCACGGCGCGTTCGGGGCCATGGGTGGGCTTTATTCATCGCTCGCCGACATGGCGCGTTACGTGGCGTATCATCTTTCGGCGTGGCCGCCGCGCGACGAGCGGGAGGCGGGTCCGGTCCGGCGGAGCACGCTGCGCGAGATGCACGTGATGGGCCGTGCCACGGGGCTTTTTTCCTCGCCGGGGCTCGGGGAGGAGCCGCCGTCCGCGCGCGCGAGTGGCTATTCGTTCGGGCTCGGGACGTTCGAGACGTGCGAATTCACGCGAGGTGTCTCGCACACGGGAGGTTTGCCTGGGTATGGGTCGGTGATCCAGTTCTTGCCCGACCACGGCGTAGGCGTGATCGCGATGTCGAACCTCACATACGCGCCCATGTGGCGGGTCGCGCGCGAGGCGCTGCGGCGCCTGCACGAGACGGGCGCGCTCGTGCCGCGCGTGTTCGTGCCTTCGGAGGCGCTCGTGCGGGCAAAGGGGGCCACGAGCCGCCTCGTCGCGAAATGGAGCGATGTCGAGGCGGATGCGATCTTCGCGGATTCGATCTTTCTCGACAAACCACGCGAGCGATGGATGCGGGACCTCGACGCGCTCCGCGCGGCGCACGGGGCGTGCCGGGAGGAGGGGACGATCGAGGCGGAGAACGCGCTCCGGGGCACGTTCCGGCTCGGATGCGAGAAAGGGTGGATCGGCGTTTCGCTCACGCTCGCGCCGACCTCGCCGTCGCGGATTCAGTACCTCGATTTCCACAGCGTGCTGCCGCCGCCGAGCGCGCTCGCGTCGGGCGGCGACAAACTCGTCCGGCTCGTGAACCGATGGGACGACGCGGCCGCGGCCGAGCTGTTCGATACGAGCATGGATGTGGGGCGCATGAAGGCATCTCTCGCGAGCCTGAAGGAGATTCGCGGGGCGTGCCGGATCGGCGACGTGATCGGAGGCGACGGCGCCACGCGGGCGAGCTTCCGCCTCACTTGCGAGAGATACCCGGTGGCGGTGGAGATCGCCCGAAAAGCAGGCGCGGAGAAGCTCGATGGCGTGCGGTTTTTCCCGGTACCCGGGGAGGCCGCGCGGTGCGCGCAATAG
- a CDS encoding mismatch-specific DNA-glycosylase — translation MPSPKQPTPDILAPDLDALFIGINPGLLSAQKGHNFANPANAFWKLLHESGLVPQRLTPEEETRLLDHGLGLTNLVARATRGVMDLGRDDYDAGRRALTSKIRKFRPRMVVFVGITVCRSYFNKKASEPIPCGEQPEEICGARVFVVPNPSGRNAHFSYAEMLEHYRVVARALDRA, via the coding sequence ATGCCGTCCCCCAAGCAACCGACCCCCGACATCCTCGCTCCGGACCTCGACGCCCTGTTCATCGGGATCAACCCAGGGCTGCTCTCGGCGCAAAAAGGGCACAACTTCGCCAATCCGGCGAACGCGTTCTGGAAGCTGCTCCACGAGAGCGGCCTGGTCCCGCAGCGTCTCACCCCCGAGGAGGAGACGCGCTTGCTCGACCACGGCCTCGGCCTGACGAACCTGGTCGCCCGCGCGACGCGCGGCGTGATGGACCTCGGGCGAGACGACTACGACGCGGGCAGGCGCGCGCTCACCTCGAAAATCCGAAAATTTCGCCCCCGCATGGTGGTCTTCGTGGGCATCACGGTTTGTCGGAGTTATTTCAACAAGAAGGCCTCGGAGCCCATCCCCTGCGGCGAGCAGCCGGAGGAGATCTGCGGCGCGCGGGTGTTCGTGGTCCCCAACCCGAGCGGGCGCAATGCGCATTTCTCGTACGCCGAGATGCTCGAGCACTACCGCGTCGTCGCCCGCGCGCTCGACCGCGCGTGA
- a CDS encoding DNA alkylation repair protein yields MDLDTVLSTLREKGKPNTAKIYARHGAKDPTLGVSYADLDKLVKAIKQDHALALALWASGIHDARVLATKIADPEAFTKDTLDAWLAVALDYVIEGAVATLAARRKDALSIGLRWIDLPGEFASTAGWFVLSGVAARGDLPEKDAARLLKRIEKNIHGAQNRTRYGMNGALISIGGYIESLRPQALEAARVIGKVEVDHGETNCKTPDATEYIAKMAAHHAKRAAGAKSAAPRAAPAKKAPAKKSAAKDKPRATASRGA; encoded by the coding sequence ATGGATCTCGACACCGTCCTTTCGACCCTGCGCGAGAAGGGCAAACCGAATACGGCCAAGATCTACGCCCGCCACGGCGCGAAAGATCCGACCCTCGGCGTCTCGTACGCCGACCTCGACAAGCTCGTCAAGGCCATCAAGCAGGACCACGCGCTCGCGCTCGCGCTGTGGGCGAGCGGTATCCACGACGCGCGTGTGCTCGCCACGAAGATCGCCGATCCCGAGGCGTTCACCAAGGACACACTCGACGCGTGGCTCGCCGTGGCCCTGGACTATGTGATCGAGGGCGCCGTCGCCACGCTCGCCGCGCGCCGCAAGGACGCGCTCTCGATCGGGCTGCGCTGGATCGATTTGCCCGGCGAGTTCGCGAGCACGGCCGGGTGGTTCGTCCTCTCCGGCGTGGCGGCGCGGGGCGATCTCCCCGAGAAAGACGCAGCGCGCCTCTTGAAGCGCATCGAAAAGAACATCCACGGCGCGCAAAATCGTACCCGCTACGGCATGAATGGTGCTCTCATTTCGATTGGCGGGTACATCGAATCGCTCCGCCCGCAGGCGCTCGAAGCGGCGCGCGTGATCGGCAAGGTCGAGGTCGATCACGGCGAGACGAACTGCAAGACGCCGGACGCGACCGAATACATCGCCAAGATGGCCGCCCATCACGCGAAACGTGCGGCCGGCGCCAAGTCCGCGGCCCCGCGAGCCGCGCCCGCGAAGAAGGCGCCTGCAAAGAAGTCCGCGGCCAAGGACAAACCAAGGGCCACCGCGTCGCGCGGGGCATGA
- a CDS encoding nitrite/sulfite reductase — protein MSDAASRMQTALDEYAENIQRFKRGEITPDQFRPLRLGMGVYAQLAHVKHMQRIKVPGGRMTAAQLEAVAEVTERWALGLAHITTRQDIQLHHLEIEETVELQRVLAKADVTTVGACADTVRNVTASHLAGVTPDEVFDVTPHAHAITQYFLFHPHNRKLPRKFKIGLSGSTRDHAQIMINDLGLLARVTDAGRGFAVYVAGGLGSTPEIAHLWRDFVPERDVLAACDAVIRVFWRDGERKNRKKARIKFLLRKLGEAEFMKRLDDELAKIKAEEGAKIEADLDRYLGEYPNEAAPPLAPGGEAIGDAAFARWKRTNSIAQTQPGYRVVTIKLPLGDITAEQMRRLAALARDLGNGEVRTTNTQNFVMRFVPESNLVALHRALSQIGLAEPDAGHITDIVACPGADYCSLAITKSMGVGARVREHLSESGNRAEADDLVQQIGAFEIKISGCPNSCGQHHVADIGMTGLMVKGKDGVERPHYSLRVGGGCGPDAKIGDRLDGRVPEEETPKVIAAIARHYVQERAEGESFREFVARKGAGDIGRIGFAAATDVI, from the coding sequence ATGTCTGACGCAGCGTCCCGTATGCAGACCGCGCTCGACGAGTACGCGGAGAACATCCAGCGGTTCAAGCGAGGGGAAATCACGCCGGACCAGTTTCGCCCGCTACGCCTGGGGATGGGCGTGTACGCGCAGCTCGCGCACGTGAAGCACATGCAGCGCATCAAGGTCCCGGGCGGGCGCATGACGGCGGCGCAGCTCGAGGCGGTCGCCGAGGTGACGGAGCGCTGGGCGCTCGGGCTCGCGCACATCACGACGCGTCAAGACATCCAGCTCCATCACCTGGAGATCGAGGAGACGGTGGAACTGCAGCGTGTTCTCGCGAAGGCGGACGTGACCACCGTGGGTGCCTGCGCCGACACGGTGCGCAACGTGACCGCGTCGCATCTCGCGGGCGTGACCCCGGACGAGGTCTTCGACGTGACGCCGCACGCCCACGCGATCACGCAATACTTCCTGTTCCACCCGCACAACCGGAAGCTCCCGCGCAAGTTCAAGATCGGCCTCTCGGGCAGCACGCGCGACCACGCGCAGATCATGATCAACGACCTCGGCCTGCTCGCGCGCGTCACGGACGCGGGGCGCGGGTTCGCGGTGTACGTCGCGGGCGGACTCGGATCGACGCCGGAGATCGCGCACCTCTGGCGCGACTTCGTGCCCGAGCGGGACGTGCTCGCTGCGTGCGATGCGGTGATCCGTGTCTTCTGGCGGGACGGCGAGCGCAAGAACCGCAAGAAGGCGCGCATCAAGTTCCTCCTGCGCAAGCTCGGCGAGGCCGAGTTCATGAAGCGACTCGACGACGAGCTCGCGAAGATCAAGGCCGAGGAGGGCGCGAAGATCGAGGCGGACCTCGATCGTTACCTCGGCGAATACCCGAACGAGGCGGCGCCCCCGCTGGCCCCGGGCGGCGAAGCGATCGGCGACGCCGCCTTCGCGCGCTGGAAGAGGACGAACTCGATCGCGCAGACGCAGCCTGGCTACCGGGTCGTGACGATCAAGCTCCCGCTCGGCGACATCACGGCCGAGCAGATGCGCAGGCTCGCGGCGCTCGCGCGCGACCTCGGCAACGGCGAGGTCCGCACGACGAACACGCAGAACTTCGTGATGCGCTTCGTCCCCGAGAGCAACCTCGTGGCCTTGCACCGCGCGCTCTCGCAGATCGGCCTGGCCGAGCCCGACGCCGGGCACATCACGGACATCGTGGCCTGCCCGGGCGCGGACTATTGCTCGCTCGCGATCACGAAGAGCATGGGCGTCGGCGCCCGCGTGCGCGAGCATTTGTCGGAGAGCGGCAACCGCGCCGAGGCCGATGATCTCGTGCAGCAGATCGGCGCCTTCGAGATCAAGATCTCCGGCTGCCCGAACTCGTGCGGCCAGCACCACGTGGCAGACATCGGCATGACGGGGCTGATGGTGAAGGGCAAGGACGGCGTGGAGCGCCCGCATTACTCGCTGCGCGTCGGCGGCGGCTGCGGCCCGGACGCGAAGATCGGCGACCGCCTCGACGGCCGCGTGCCCGAGGAGGAGACGCCCAAGGTGATCGCGGCGATCGCGAGGCATTACGTGCAAGAGCGCGCCGAGGGCGAGAGCTTCCGCGAATTCGTGGCGCGCAAGGGCGCGGGCGACATCGGTCGGATCGGATTCGCGGCGGCGACCGACGTGATCTGA